The proteins below come from a single Cryptococcus gattii WM276 chromosome D, complete sequence genomic window:
- a CDS encoding Cleavage and polyadenylation specificity factor subunit, putative (Similar to TIGR gene model, INSD accession AAW42988.1), whose amino-acid sequence MITLTPLSASAAEASPSEPICYLLELDDARILLDMGQRDYRSSTQQGRWDYEEAVRDLAPTLSLVLLSHSSSNYLSLYPYARARWGLTCPVYATQPTVEMGRVVCLAEAESWRSECPVESEGEVAGDDGSKKPFKGPFVPTVEEIHEAFDWIKAVRYSQPLHLGGDFSHLLLTPFASGHTLGGSLFKIRSPTSGTVLYAVGVNHTSERHLDGMVGVQNGPTGYVDGVLRPDLLIVEGGRSMVINPKRKEREAALIDTITSTLESNHSVLLPVDPSPRLLELMVLLDQHWTFKRTPKVKQQRYNEPPADLWPYPLCIVSKTAQDMVAFARSLIDWMGGVVKDSAGDMVDVGRGKRARGARMALGSEYGVLDFRHVQFFLNPTDLLQTYPLTRPKLVLAIPPTMSHGPSRFLFTAMANTEGNVIMLTGRSEEQTLARDLFNRWERSQTVGSKWGEGKIGHLTQLEGKLQVEMDSKVPLSGAELEAHMESERLQKEKEAAHKAAVDRSRRMLEADDLESDSESESEADGLAGGITVRRTEGANAYAGDGEDVRTMSFDIYVKGQQMRSGRGAEMARFRMFPFVERKGRKIDQFGEGLDIGQWMRKGREIAEEGETEEVRDAKKRKEEEEEKAKQAPEPPSKYVSEEVGVELKAMIGFVDMEGLHDGQSIKTIISDLQPRKLIIVRSSKESTQNLISFLGSVTGFTKDIFSPSLTEEIKIGEHVQSYSLTLGDSISSALAKKWSDFEGYEVTFVDGKIVLPAGSTIPILETPSLVGPLIKTEAEGDEADGESKPSAEELAAASTPPISSSAPLPLPTSTFIGDLRLARLKHRLSLLNPPIPAEFAGEGVLVCGPGIAQEAQGAASIVSVRKIGEGKIVLEGCIGRVYVEVRKALYGGLARVDAA is encoded by the exons ATGATCACTCTCACACCGCTCTCTGCCTCTGCCGCCGAAGCATCTCCTTCCGAACCGATATGTTATCTGCTCGAACTTGACGATGCCCGGATATTGTTGGACATGGGACAAAGAGACTATCGTTCGAGTACTCAGCAAGGTAGATGGGACTATGAAGAAGCGGTACGAGA TTTGGCACCAACTCTATCTCTCGTTTTGTTGTCTCATTCCTCGTCTAATTACCTCTCTCTCTATCCGTATGCCCGAGCGAGATGGGGTCTCACGTGTCCGGTATATGCCACACAGCCAACAGTAGAGATGGGGCGTGTAGTTTGTCTCGCCGAGGCTGAAAGCTGGAGATCAGAATGTCCTGTAGAGTCTGAAGGAGAAGTTGCAGGAGATGATGGGAGTAAGAAGCCTTTTAAGGGGCCGTTCGTCCCGACGGTCGAGGAGATCCACGAGGCCTTTGATTGGATTAAGGCTGTCAGGTATAGTCAGCCTTTACACCTCGGTG GCGATTTTTcacatcttcttctcactCCTTTTGCCTCTGGGCATACCCTTGGTGGAAGTCTTTTCAAAATACGATCCCCCACATCAGGTACGGTTCTCTATGCCGTTGGCGTCAATCATACCAGCGAAAGACATCTGGATGGGATGGTAGGAGTGCAAAATGGGCCTACAGGCTACGTCGACGGAGTCTTGCGTCCCGACCTTCTGATTGTGGAAGGAGGCCGAAGTATGGTTATCAATCCAAAGCGTAAAGAGCGTGAAGCAGCTCTCATAG ATACGATCACTTCCACCCTTGAATCAAACCATTCTGTACTCCTCCCGGTGGATCCATCACCTCGTCTACTCGAACTTATGGTCCTTCTTGACCAACACTGGACATTCAAACGCACACCAAAGGTGAAGCAACAACGATATAATGAACCACCTGCCGATCTTTGGCCTTATCCATTGTGCATTGTCAGTAAAACTGCTCAGGATATGGTAGCTTTTGCAAGGAGTCTGATAGACTGGATGGGCGGTGTGGTCAAGGATAGCGCTGGTGATATGGTTGATGTGGGTAGAGGGAAAAGAGCAAGAGGAGCACGAATGGCTCTTGGCTCGGAGTATGGCGTGTTGGATTTTCGACACGTCCAGTTCTTTTTGAACCCTACCGACTTGCTTCAAACATATCCGCTAACACGCCCCAAGCTCGTTCTTGCCATACCGCCGACTATGTCTCATGGTCCTTCACGCTTTCTTTTCACCGCAATGGCAAACACAGAAGGAAACGTCATCATGCTTACCGGCCGCAGCGAGGAACAGACGCTGGCAAGGGATCTATTTAATCGCTGGGAGAGATCCCAAACAGTAGGGAGTAAGTGGGGAGAGGGTAAAATAGGTCATTTAACTCAACTTGAGGGTAAATTGCAAGTTGAA ATGGATTCCAAGGTTCCCCTCTCTGGTGCGGAGCTTGAGGCTCATATGGAGTCAGAACGTCTGcaaaaggaaaaggaagcCGCGCACAAAGCTGCCGTAGACCGTTCTCGACGTATGCTTGAAGCTGATGACTTGGAGTCCGACTCGGAGTCAGAATCCGAGGCTGATGGCCTCGCTGGAGGTATAACCGTGAGACGAACCGAGGGTGCCAACGCTTATGCCGGTGACGGCGAGGATGTCAGAACCATGAGTTTTGACATCTATGTTAAAGGTCAACAGATGAGAAGTGGAAGGGGCGCAGAGATGGCGAGATTCAGAATGTTCCCATTCGTTGAACGTAAAGGACGCAAGATTGATCAGTTTGGCGAAGGTCTTGATATCGGCCAATGGATGCGCAAGGGACGAGAAATCGCTGAAGAAGGGGAGACGGAGGAAGTAAGGGATGcgaagaaaagaaaggaagaggaagaggaaaaagcGAAGCAAGCGCCGGAACCGCCTAGCAAGTATGTGAGCGAAGAGGTGGGGGTTGAATTGAAGGCTATGATTGGTTTCGTAGATATGGAAGGGTTGCACGATGGACAAAGTATCAAGACCATCATTTCAGACCTGCAGCCGCGAAAATTG ATTATTGTGCGCTCATCCAAAGAATCCACACAAAACCTCATATCTTTCTTGGGCAGCGTCACAGGGTTCACAAAGGACATATTTAGCCCATCGCTAACCGAAGAGATCAAGATTGGTGAACACGTGCAATCCTACTCTCTGACCCTTGGTGACAGCATATCCTCTGCTTTGGCAAAGAAATGGTCTGAT TTTGAGGGATATGAGGTGACATTCGTGGATGGTAAGATTGTTCTTCCTGCAGGATCTACTATTCCAATCCTCGAGACCCCCTCCCTCGTCGGCCCCTTGATTAAGACTGAAGCggaaggagatgaagcCGACGGTGAATCAAAACCATCGGCCGAAGAACTCGCAGCTGCTTCTACACCGCCCATCTCATCATCTGCTCCATTGCCCTTACCAACCTCAACGTTTATTGGGGACTTGCGTCTTGCCCGACTTAAGCATCGGCTGTCTCTCCTCAATCCTCCCATACCTGCAGAGTTTGCAGGTGAAGGTGTACTTGTTTGTGGTCCAGGGATAGCTCAAGAGGCACAGGGGGCAGCAAGCATAGTCTCGGTCCGGAAGATTGGAGAGGGCAAGATTGTTTTGGAAGGATGTATAGGTAGAGTGTACGTAGAAGTTAGAAAAGCGTTGTACGGAGGTCTGGCCAGGGTAGATGCTGCGTAA
- a CDS encoding Hypothetical protein (Similar to TIGR gene model, INSD accession AAW42986.1; CND02260), with protein sequence MFCQKYGKVRNGRQSRVAFCFPKHSPYALSYIRSFPAQKIISVFSAMSISPKYYHASCSSSRSASRQDDRSPSPQTRAQVRSEAIARLKRAASLPRSPDGRRPLQRHAAARTDDRGGDAEGSPGIMPVPVEASNLLGPDSPSRSANDEQEVLSPSPVQIAFDHARIYPSVDPLQMQRSASASPSYNMTCNDFPPPANGVNPEWHTMQLAQSYLPSLAPHGSNSLQQQVPLAGRNTPSPLPTLGELRTLQRSNSQAARARAMSKLTGGTGISMNDDVSLHLSLSGSLQRAGTLGASANPMLNMSSRTGAEFSTPSAQDSRQATAFDAPRPRLQRSFTVSSSNMGEERRSAVGRRMVERLAERRAASQKEEEEVRILWEERKAAAYLIGKGQADVIDRPGKEEQERHQATPSVSKPPGDDEPPIQAAATAAPNMLLAPERPVSGGTMQSAQFEYEDHLRRSLSSRTARGAMGAVSEPVPAVTMPNVQSEATDQDTEQLDTPTLPQNPVSPYPESQIFGASVLDLDEPLLPPHPPFITPSRHIAHDSTSTIHGSNNSPGSSSTLGGSSILSGLDSMMFVAGGTGEHYAQLASQRETNWPVEAAESSDWGTPGKEIRQTNLISSPSSTRIDRPPSSTSEIFSTQISETGGTENGHYSSKSHDPYGMPSTESVMPSWEKVSRKEEQVYKATVNHSYHARSESVGARMKRTMKSAMQKGSQSQSSLTSASPSISPRRGSGASAAPSQGSAAKSWPKGEPVATTRIAIHHHSISSLSASQADSAVASSSSLIQHQLSSGPSQVSLLPRANLNDPRIHISKLSPFPGLEHLESRAAGYEGFPGEKPKLMQQVSDSVIPSHASALTPGGTPATENIYALPLVARPEANKRLSDESVTKRNWLTKALTPRTSLSRKISYGDVRSRGNSLGQGAIVISSDVDPFASPPAGAVPTSSAPNIPSLMSPGGKPRAASPTVSAVPEMGEDGTRATRPIHLRQGGKAPGITQERVRMRKEAMLPKKTLDILRRMDEVLVLGPEHPARPEMLDDPPRKFLKSSQILQVVNANIVKDRFLFLFTDLLVIAKPILAHNVHATLDTQFIVKNVVSLDKLVISGPQGESPADSGGHLLVDNFVDKFKQNPVEACRYLVEKCSPKVDLATLAGLILKTSELDKTQAGLLLANNEGLTRAFVDRFHFRNIRIDDALRIFLLSLRLPTDPISCETLLKVFAERYYVANHEHLTYNQELAIELVLTIMQFNDALYSTFDSASANSVITRETFITAFRSKDPLGLVPDDLLSQIYTSLRSIRLSQALASSELRFERRVIATLPHTSTKLTYNVWSEKIYISIPAPDSKLRVKLLGEGLEFDPPELDFANKTEESFRVKGTSLGMKALLFVRVGDNAALYASLGSIRHFNVERAFMRHTFQIAFSNHVGLKRKYCFSMNSSASCQKWRELLEKHIKETKGTKSIKGSSSRDVARQAAEAVSLQVLRDALISTEKTAQPTEENTAFRPRGNAAAQPESDIGPRSRTGSISAVYAQFALKEEYELVSLQPVQGENDMDKASQKGNTRTGKELVLLCRQNSLMPGLLNLLLAGAEYEPEEGYAHEGSVDRDANVLRSKGKRV encoded by the exons ATGTTCTGTCAAAAATATGGCAAAGTACGAAATGGTCGACAGTCGCGAGTTGCGTTCTGTTTTCCT AAACACTCTCCCTATGCTCTGAGCTACATTCGCTCTTTCCCAGCACAAAAAATCATCTCCGTCTTTTCCGCCATGTCCATATCCCCTAAATACTATCATGCGTCTTGCTCATCATCCCGCTCGGCCTCTCGACAAGACGACAGgtctccatctcctcagACAAGAGCCCAGGTACGCTCAGAGGCTATAGCAAGGCTCAAACGGGCAGCCTCTCTGCCTCGAAGCCCAGATGGTAGGCGACCTCTTCAACGACATGCAGCGGCACGGACCGACGACCGTGGTGGTGATGCCGAGGGCAGTCCTGGTATAATGCCAGTACCAGTAGAGGCATCAAACCTGCTGGGGCCGGACTCTCCTTCAAGATCCGCAAATGATGAACAAGAAGTGCTCTCGCCATCGCCGGTGCAGATTGCGTTCGACCACGCCCGTATCTATCCCTCCGTCGACCCCTTGCAGATGCAGCGCTCAGCCTCGGCTTCTCCGTCTTACAATATGACCTGTAACGATTTCCCACCTCCCGCAAATGGGGTCAATCCTGAGTGGCACACAATGCAGCTGGCACAATCGTACTTGCCGTCTTTGGCACCGCACGGTAGCAATTCTCTCCAGCAGCAAGTGCCTCTGGCAGGTCGAAATACACCAAGCCCGCTCCCCACTCTGGGCGAGCTGAGGACATTGCAAAGATCAAATTCTCAGGCAGCCCGAGCTCGAGCTATGTCAAAGCTCACCGGTGGGACAGGAATATCAATGAACGATGATGTATCTTTACATTTGTCGCTTTCAGGAAGCCTTCAACGAGCGGGAACCCTCGGCGCGAGCGCCAATCCAATGTTAAACATGTCATCACGCACAGGAGCAGAATTTTCTACACCATCAGCTCAAGATTCACGTCAAGCTACTGCCTTTGATGCGCCGAGACCGAGATTACAACGAAGTTTTACTGTCTCCTCGTCGAATATGGgtgaagaaagaaggagcGCAGTAGGCAGACGGATGGTGGAACGTTTGGCGGAGAGACGAGCAGCTAGccaaaaagaagaggaggaagtgcGGATACTGtgggaagaaagaaaagcGGCTGCCTATCTTATAGGCAAGGGACAGGCCGATGTCATTGACCGACCTGGAAAGGAGGAACAGGAACGACATCAAGCTACACCATCTGTTTCAAAACCGCCTGGCGATGACGAACCTCCCATACAAGCCGCTGCAACAGCTGCCCCGAACATGCTTTTGGCCCCTGAAAGACCTGTCTCTGGTGGGACCATGCAATCTGCTCAATTTGAGTATGAAGACCATCTCCGGAGGAGTCTTTCCAGTCGCACTGCGAGAGGTGCTATGGGGGCTGTTTCTGAACCTGTACCTGCCGTCACCATGCCCAACGTTCAAAGCGAAGCAACAGACCAAGATACAGAGCAACTTGACACGCCTACCCTCCCTCAAAATCCAGTGAGCCCTTATCCCGAAAGCCAGATATTCGGCGCTAGTGTACTCGATTTAGACGAACCGCTCTTACCTCCTCATCCCCCTTTCATTACTCCTAGCCGGCATATAGCACATGACTCAACATCTACCATCCATGGCAGTAATAATTCACCAGGATCATCATCCACACTTGGGGGGTCATCAATCCTATCGGGGCTGGATTCAATGATGTTCGTGGCAGGCGGTACTGGAGAACACTATGCTCAATTGGCTTCTCAGAGGGAGACCAACTGGCCTGTAGAGGCTGCAGAAAGTAGTGATTGGGGGACTCCTGGAAAAGAAATACGTC AAACAAACTTGATCAGctctccatcttcaacCCGAATCGACCGGCCGCCTAGCTCCACCTCCGAGATTTTTTCTACTCAAATCTCTGAGACAGGAGGTACGGAAAATGGTCATTATTCCTCGAAATCTCACGACCCATATGGTATGCCGAGCACGGAAAGTGTCATGCCATCATGGGAAAAAGTCAGCAGAAAGGAGGAACAAGTGTACAAAGCAACCGTCAATCATTCTTATCATGCAAGGTCAGAAAGTGTGGGTGCAAGAATGAAGAGGACAATGAAGTCTGCTATGCAAAAGGGCAGTCAATCTCAAAGCTCATTGACAAGTGCTAGCCCATCAATATCCCCTCGACGCGGCTCAGGTGCGTCAGCCGCGCCTTCTCAGGGGAGTGCCGCGAAATCATGGCCAAAAGGTGAGCCAGTGGCCACTACTAGAATCGCCATTCATCACCATTCCATTTCGTCACTTTCAGCCTCTCAAGCCGACTCTGCTGTTGCTTCCTCGTCTAGTCTCATTCAGCACCAACTTTCTTCTGGCCCCTCCCAAgtatctcttcttcctcgaGCGAATTTGAATGATCCCAGAATACACATATCGAAGTTGTCGCCTTTCCCTGGCCTTGAACATCTGGAAAGCCGTGCTGCCGGATACGAAGGATTCCCAGGAGAGAAGCCCAAGCTGATGCAACAAGTGTCCGATTCAGTTATCCCCTCGCATGCTTCTGCTTTGACCCCTGGCGGAACACCTGCCACAGAGAATATATACGCGTTGCCGCTTGTTGCTCGACCTGAGGCGAACAAGCGGCTTTCTGATGAAAGTGTTACGAAGCGCAACTGGCTCACCAAGGCTTTGACTCCCAGAACCTCCTTGTCTCGAAAAATCAGTTACGGGGATGTGAGAAGCCGGGGAAATTCTCTAGGCCAGGGCGCAATAGTCATCTCTTCAGATGTTGACCCATTTGCAAGCCCACCCGCGGGGGCTGTGCCCACTTCTTCAGCACCTAATATTCCATCATTGATGAGCCCAGGCGGTAAGCCAAGGGCAGCCAGTCCTACGGTATCGGCAGTTCCCGAGATGGGTGAGGACGGAACTCGAGCTACTAGGCCGATACACTTGAGACAGGGCGGAAAGGCTCCTGGTATAACGCAAGAGAGAGTCCGGATGCGAAAAGAGGCAATGCTGCCGAAAAAAACATTGGATATcttgagaaggatggatgAAGTGCTTGTGCTGGGGCCAGAACACCCAGCCAGACCAGAGATGTTGGACGATCCTCCTCGAAAATTCCTAAAGTCCTCTCAGATTCTGCAAGTCGTCAACGCGAAT ATAGTGAAAGATCGCTTTCTTTTTCTGTTCACCGACCTACTGGTGATTGCTAAACCGATTCTTGCTCATAATGTCCACGCCACGCTTGATACGCAGTTCATCGTAAAGAACGTTGTCAGCCTCGATAAGCTGGTTATCAGTGGGCCACAAGGAGAATCACCTGCCGATTCTGGGGGCCACCTATTGGTCGATAACTTTGTGGATAAGTTCAAACAAAATCCGGTGGAAGCGTGCAGATACCTTGTGGAAAAGTGCAGTCCCAAGGTGGATCTTGCAACCCTGGCTGGTTTGATCCTCAAAACTTCTGAATTAGACAAGACTCAAGCCGGTCTTTTACTCGCAAATAACGAGGGTCTTACAAGGGCTTTCGTTGACCGATTTCACTTCAGAAACATTCGCATAGACGATGCGCTACGCATTTTCCTTCTATCTTTACGATTACCGACCGATCCCATCTCCTGCGAGACTTTGCTAAAAGTCTTTGCGGAGCGCTATTATGTCGCTAACCATGAACACCTTACCTATAACCAGGAGCTTGCTATCGAGCTCGTGTTGACTATAATGCAATTCAACGACGCGCTCTATTCAACCTTCGATTCTGCCTCAGCCAATAGTGTGATCACCCGAGAGACGTTCATCACGGCGTTCAGGAGCAAAGATCCTCTTGGTCTGGTACCTGATGATCTGTTGTCACAGATCTACACGTCTCTCCGTTCGATCCGCTTGAGCCAAGCTCTTGCATCGAGTGAATTGCGCTTTGAACGCCGGGTTATAGCCACTCTTCCCCACACTTCAACCAAATTGACCTACAATGTCTGGTCAGAGAAGATATATATCAGCATCCCTGCGCCTGATTCGAAGTTGAGGGTTAAGCTGCTTGGTGAAGGGCTAGAGTTTGATCCTCCCGAACTGGATTTTGCGAATAAAACAGAGGAATCATTTAGGGTAAAGGGGACCTCACTTGGAATGAAGGCGTTGCTGTTTGTAAGGGTCGGTGATAATGC GGCATTATACGCAAGCTTAGGTAGTATCCGTCACTTCAATGTGGAGCGAGCCTTTATGCGCCATACATTTCAGATTGCATTCTCCAATCATGTAGGCTTGAAACGCAAGTACTGCTTCAGCATGAACAGCTCTGCATCTTGTCAAAAATGGAGAGAGCTGTTGGAAAAGCATATCAAGGAAACAAAGGGGACCAAATCCATTAAGGGAAGCTCATCTCGGGACGTCGCTAGACAGGCTGCCGAGGCCGTATCACTTCAAGTTTTACGCGACGCTCTTATATCTACAGAGAAAACAGCGCAACCCACCGAGGAAAACACGGCTTTCCGACCTCGAGGGAACGCAGCTGCTCAACCTGAAAGTGACATTGGGCCTCGTTCACGCACTGGGTCCATCAGTGCCGTGTACGCCCAATTTGCGCTGAAGGAAGAATACGAGCTGGTTTCTCTTCAGCCCGTACAAGGAGAAAATGACATGGACAAGGCATCACAAAAAGGCAACACACGGACGGGGAAAGAGTTAGTCCTACTCTGTAGACAAAACAGCTTGATGCCAGGGTTATTAAATTTACTGCTCGCGGGTGCCGAGTATGAGCCGGAAGAAGGTTATGCACACGAGGGAAGTGTTGATAGAGACGCGAACGTATTGCGATcaaaaggaaagagagtttGA
- a CDS encoding uncharacterized protein (Similar to TIGR gene model, INSD accession AAW43125.1), translating into MPPSNTLAALMASPATSGGDATVMANGQTLPDISLGSLGSSFKSDDEDYVQQVGLSNPPSRGNRRRSAETLHSQTISTPSPPRGALFTVSPPPTVRKSSSHSALPTTQAPRRPRVLHRRNSNSSVESDDLSGPLEARYGKEEGTDDEAILSALSLTSPKKEYEAGKGRSYAVEASAKSGRHNVAAGELNGPMTLRDQEKQLEETKKEVFNLQLENHFLKERLSNMAPEHIEGALKENVKLKLEILTLGKELKKLKKLVMQQDKDLAAAARESGKSQEARELEKLWNQEKERRKAAEQEIKTLQEEIGARGMNELRSKLEDAEASEDVWRKRTEELEAELEDQKALNEDQIQELERFRNGMDRAHDEMEKMKEELKSAKSLNESVGLGKGREARLAQKIQELEQENASLQADLSIAKKGVMSEDDAELLEERLNELQDKVAAAQLELDNRDREVDELNAELDTKFREHEIELQQVAEEWRDEVLEARTQVDELKDQELKEIRDSLLEREEHLTGALEEIQELQAAKAITHDRLEETLKNIERDNAEKDADLIDANREIENLGHRVYELEEALEDHRAREADLNADLRSADEEFENAKAHYEDLISVLKEARRKIQEEKEEAITRLCQEKEERRSDRESIKRELGTENSRLRQALSEKEVQASRLQSELDAARERLSLRDHDLSKVERKLYDLEDERRKLGDEHTSNRFGLELEVDRVKRDLQRCEDELDIAKRELEKKNENLRDRDIELATMLDKQRDIENKLSSERQGRLNISDKLDQTLKTAKQHEREANLLRERIEELEPLLTETQQERFQLQKQSETQRQERSELLLRVFKDVNKFLGLEHHTTPANFTLFKDTLLQRLKSMMSVRAEFEKKLKDTEASVDQRMASLKRQVEEKWRTLDQFETAVKKLELTKREWRSKFAIKEGELQAVQARNKELSSQISSLKSDTATGSSSQIRSLTERAIAAEKRAQTASNQLASLEERLAEYQTRYGQAEDKWEARVKEYENRLRIAGEKIKTEKQGGKERALQLEAQVRELENQVQEARKRNQRAEGVVASAAHLLPGYEQRGGRTPR; encoded by the exons ATGCCTCCGTCCAACACACTAGCAGCCCTCATGGCCTCACCGGCAACATCGGGGGGTGACGCAACTGTCATGGCCAACGGCCAGACACTCCCTGATATATCTCTCGGATCGCTAGGATCAAGCTTCAAGTCGGACGACGAAGACTATGTCCAACAGGTTGGGCTATCCAACCCACCTTCCAGAG GCAATCGACGTCGCTCTGCCGAAACCTTGCATTCGCAGACCATTTCCACTCCCTCACCGCCTCGTGGGGCTCTCTTCACGGTATCACCTCCTCCTACTGTCCGCAAATCATCTTCCCATTCAGCTTTGCCAACTACGCAGGCCCCACGTCGCCCACGAGTCTTACATCGAAGAAACTCGAATTCTTCCGTTGAATCAGACGACTTATCAGGTCCGTTAGAAGCCAGGTACGGGAAAGAGGAGGGTACAGATGATGAGGCGATACTGAGCGCTCTAAGCCTCACAAGCCCCAAAAAGGAGTATGAGGCAGGCAAGGGAAGAAGCTATGCGGTGGAGGCGAGTGCAAAGAGTGGAAGGCATAATGTGGCGGCCGGAGAACTCAACGGGCCCATGACTCTGCGTGATCAGGAAAAG CAACTCGAAGAAACTAAAAAAGAAGTGTTCAACCTGCAACTTGAGAATCACTTTCTTAAAGAACGTCTATCCAATATGGCCCCCGAACACATCGAAGGCGCTCTCAAGGAAAACGTCAAACTCAAGCTGGAAATCCTTACCCTTGGGAAGGAGTtgaagaagctgaagaagcTGGTCATGCAGCAAGATAAAGACTTGGCGGCCGCTGCTAGGGAAAGCGGGAAAAGTCAGGAAGCAAGAGAGCTTGAAAAATTGTGGAATcaggagaaggagaggagaaaggCGGCGGAACAGGAGATAAAGACATTGCAAGAAGAAATAGGGGCACGTGGCATGAATGAGCTACGAAGCAAGCTGGAAGATGCAGAAGCGTCTGAAGACGTATGGCGCAAGAGGACCGAGGAACTCGAGGCCGAGCTGGAGGATCAGAAAGCCCTTAACGAGGACCAGATTCAAGAACTGGAGAGGTTTAGAAATGGCATGGATAGAGCTCATGATGAAATGGAGAAAatgaaggaagagttgaAGAGCGCAAAGTCTCTGAACGAGAGCGTAGGTCTCGGTAAAGGTAGAGAGGCACGATTAGCTCAAAAGATCCAGGAGCTCGAACAG GAAAACGCATCTCTGCAGGCCGACCTTTCAATTGCAAAGAAAGGCGTCATGTCTGAAGATGACGCCGAGCTTCTTGAAGAA CGTCTCAACGAACTCCAAGATAAAGTTGCCGCTGCGCAACTCGAGCTTGATAATCGTGATCGTGAAGTTGACGAGCTCAATGCGGAATTGGACACAAAATTCCGAGAGCACGAAATAGAACTACAACAAGTCGCAGAAGAATGGAGGGATGAAGTACTAGAGGCAAGGACACAAGTTGACGAGCTGAAAGAT CAAGAACTGAAGGAGATTAGGGATTCCCTCCTTGAGAGAGAAGAGCACCTCACAGGCGCACTTGAAGAAATACAAGAACTCCAAGCTGCCAAGGCCATCACTCACGACCGGTTGGAAGAAACGCTCAAAAACATTGAACGTGATAATGCCGAAAAGGACGCTGACTTGATAGACGCCAATCGTGAGATTGAAAACCTGGGCCATAGAGTGTATGAGCTAGAAGAAGCGCTAGAGGATCATCGAGCTAGGGAAGCCGATCTCAACGCTGACTTGCGTAGCGCAGATGAAGAGTTTGAAAATGCCAAGGCGCATTACGAGGATCTGATCAGTGTTCTCAAAGAGGCTCGACGAAAAATacaagaagagaaagaggaggcAATTACTCGCCTTTGTcaagagaaggaagagcGGAGATCTGATAGGGAGAGTATTAAGCGCGAACTGGGTACTGAAAATTCGCGTCTCCGTCAAGCGCTCTCTGAGAAGGAAGTCCAAGCTTCTCGACTTCAATCTGAGCTTGACGCTGCTCGTGAACGATTAAGTCTTCGAGACCATGACCTCTCCAAAGTTGAACGAAAGCTGTACGACCTCGAGGACGAGCGCCGCAAGCTTGGCGATGAGCACACGAGCAATAGATTTGGATTGGAGCTTGAAGTTGACAGGGTCAAGAGAGACTTGCAGAGGTGTGAGGATGAGTTGGATATCGCCAAAAGAGaattggagaagaagaatgaaaATCTCAGGGATCGAGATATCGAGCTTGCTACCATG CTTGACAAACAGCGTGATATAGAAAACAAATTGTCGTCCGAAAGGCAAGGACGGCTCAACATTTCTGACAAGCTTGATCAGACATTGAAG ACGGCCAAGCAACATGAACGTGAAGCCAATCTGCTACGGGAACGTATCGAAGAACTTGAACCTCTTCTCACCGAGACTCAGCAAGAACGATTCCAGTTGCAAAAACAATCTGAGACTCAGAGACAGGAGAGAAGTGAGCTGCTCCTTCGGGTGTTCAAAGATGTCAACAAATTCCTGGGGCTGGAG CACCACACGACGCCAGCAAACTTCACCCTATTTAAGGATACTCTTTTGCAGAGGTTAAAATCGATGATGAGCGTCAGAGCAGAGTTTGAGAAAAAGCTAAAGGATACTGAGGCATCAGTGGATCAGCGCATGGC ATCCCTCAAACGACAGGTTGAGGAGAAATGGCGTACGCTGGATCAATTTGAGACTGCCGTGAAAAAGCTCGAACTAACTAAGCGAGAATGGAGAAGCAAATTCGCCATTAAAGAAGGGGAGCTTCAAGCTGTTCAGGCTCGTAATAAAGAACTTAGTTCTCAGATCTCGTCCCTGAAGTCTGATACTGCCACGGGATCATCCTCCCAAATTCGGTCTCTTACGGAACGGGCCATTGCGGCCGAAAAACGAGCTCAAACGGCGTCGAACCAGTTGGCAAGTTTAGAGGAAAGGCTGGCAGAGTACCAGACGAGGTATGGCCAGGCTGAGGACAAGTGGGAAGCACGAGTCAAAGAGTACGAGAATAGGTTGCGGATTGCAGGGGAGAAGATTAAGACTGAGAAGCAGGGTGGAAAGGAAAGGGCTCTGCAGCTGGAGGCACAGGTCAG AGAGTTGGAGAACCAAGTACAAGAAGCGAGAAAAAGGAACCAGCGAGCAGAAGGTGTGGTTGCAAGTGCGGCGCATTTGCTGCCTGGATACGAGCAACGAGGGGGGAGAACGCCGCGGTGA